Proteins encoded together in one Onychomys torridus chromosome 1, mOncTor1.1, whole genome shotgun sequence window:
- the Bnip3 gene encoding BCL2/adenovirus E1B 19 kDa protein-interacting protein 3, with translation MSQSGEENLQGSWVELHFSNGNGGSVPASVSIYNGDMEKILLDAQHESGRSSSKSSHCDSPPRSQTPQDTNRAEIDTHSFGEKNSTLSEEDYIERRREVESILKKNSDWIWDWSSRPENIPPKEFLFKHPKRTTTLSMRNTSVMKKGGIFSADFLKVFLPSLLLSHLLAIGLGIYIGRRLTTSTSTF, from the exons GTTCCTGGGTAGAACTGCACTTCAGCAATGGGAATGGGGGCAGTGTTCCAGCCTCTGTCTCTATTTATAATGGTGACATGGAAAAAATACTGCTGGATGCCCAGCATGAATCTGGACGAAGTAGCTCCAAGAGTTCTCACTGTGACAG CCCACCTCGCTCCCAGACACCACAAGATACCAACAGAGCTGAAATAGACACCCACAGCTTTGGAGAGAAAAACAGCACTCTG TCTGAGGAAGATTATattgagagaagaagagaagttGAAAGCATCTTGAAGAAAAACTCAGATTGGATATGGGATTGGTCAAGTCGGCCAGAAAATATCCCCCCCAA GGAGTTCCTTTTTAAACACCCGAAGCGCACAACTACTCTCAGCATGAGAAACACAAGCGTCATGAAgaagggaggcattttctcagcagACTTTCTGAAGGtttttcttccatctctgttGCTGTCTCACCTGCTGGCCATTGGATTGGG AATCTACATTGGAAGGCGTCTAACAACGTCCACTAGCACCTTTTGA